From Cheilinus undulatus linkage group 15, ASM1832078v1, whole genome shotgun sequence:
TCCTATTATTCTAAAACATGTGGCATCGAAATACCCAAGTACTTATCATGCTGACAAAACTACAAACAAGGTTTAAGGCAAGTAATTTGAATGCATCTGTCATACTGGCATCAGAGAAGTCAGCTACTCATTTAAATTTTCTAGTTTGACAATATTACTGACATTCAGTGTTGCCTCCCATGATGTAAAGCCCTCGCAGTTTGCTGGGAAGAGATGGATCCAACTTCACAGCCAGAGCCAGGTTGGTAAGCGGTGCCGTGGCGACAAGAGCCACCTGGAGAAAACACTCAGACTTGTTATATGAACAAGcacaaagagaaagagagagagctttGTCCTCCTTCTCACCTCTCCTGGGTTCTCATTGATGATCCTGATCATAGCTGACACAGCGCCCTCCTTCTGAACCAGGTCCAGACTGGGAGCATTGGGGTCAGGAGCGTCTCCCAGGCCATCCAGACCGTGGAAGTGTCCTGCACTGATTGTGTTTCCAAGGATGGGCTTAGCAGCTCCTTTAAACACTGGGATCTGGAaccagaaaagaaaaagagaacatAGAAACACTCAAttaagaaacttttttttagcTGTTCAAAGTTGATATGGCTATGCACACCATGTCACAACAGAAACTCTTCCATGGTCAGATTTTGGGATCACTTTGTACTGAAAACTGCAAACTACACAGCTGTGCTATCTTTAAAAGAGGTTTATTTAGGGGCTCCagtcttttttgtaatttatacAGGATCTGGCAACTTTTGCTTGCTAAAAGAAATGTTCTaaatgtatgaatgtgtgtATATGAGTAAGTCCATTTATATTAGGACTGTGAAAACTACGGATGTTTCCTTAgagacatgaaaaaaacagaagtagCCTAAAGGAAAACGGGATTGTTGGCATGCATGACCCACTAATAATAGCTATCAGTACTAGCGCTGAATACTCAGTATCACCCCTGGCCAGAGATGACTCCAGGGAAGACTGACTAGGCGCCcctaaaatctgattggccactcCAAAAATACCACACAATGATTGGCTAGCTTGCCCTGTTAGCCATTCATGGAAACCCATGATGAAGGCTGTTCTTCTCTTTTAACATATTCAAGTACAatctcaattccaaaaaaaaatggGGCGCTAAAAAATGTAATCAACTATGGAATGCAATGCTTAGCAAATCTCagaaacccatattttattcacaatacaTAATAAACAACATACACAACATAACAGACAGCAactcatctcaaaaatgtatggCCAGGGCCATGTTTGCCATTGTGTATCATCCCCACTTCTTTTAATAACAGTCTGGAAACGTCCAGGAAATAGGAGACCAGTTTCTGGAGTTTTGATCAACACAAGGACTTTTCTACTGCAAAGTGATGCTGTTGAGATGCATGTAGTATGGGATCTAACAATGTTTTGCTGCAATATGCAAGGTCCTTCTTAAAAGATACATTGTCTGGACAGGAGCCTAcattgctctaaaacctcttcatacttttcagcattgatagtgtctttccagatgtgtaagctccccacaccacagacactaatgtaaccccataccatcagagatgcaggtttAGGACCTATGTGATGATAACAAGCTGAACGGTCTCTCTGATTagtgattaatctgaccacagaacagttttccatttagcctcagtccatttttaataagaaatggCCCACAGCAGACAGCAGCGTTTCTGGATCGTGCTCACAAacggcttcttctttgcatgatacagctctAACTTGCATTTGACGATGGCATGACAAAGTATGTTGCCAgataatgatttctggaagtgttcccaggcccatgcagtaatttccagtacagaataatgtgtttttaatgcagtgctgcctgaaggccagaagatcacaagcatccaatactgacctttggtcttgtcccttgcacacaaAGATTCCTCCAGATTAAGGTTTAaggtttaatttatttaacaggACAGTGTGCAGTGTCattgattattaaaaaaataaaaagatggctGCACCAGATTTAGCATAAAGCTAATTTCTATCTGTAGTCTTCACATTAAAGACAGACATGTACAGAGTTCTAATAAAcaagattctctgaatcttgtGATGATATTATGCACTGTAGATGGTAAGATATTCAAAGTCGTCGCAATGTTCTCTGatattgttccacaatttttagatggaGGTTTTTCAGATTGGCGAACCTCTGCCCAGCTTTACTTCTGAtagcctctctaaaatgctcctttaatactCAGTCAAGCGACTAATCTGTTGCCAGTTAATcaaattagttaaaaaatgCTCCTGGTTTTTCATTGGTACCACTcacttttccaccttttttgcctgtatttttttagttgtgttgctgctatcaaattcaaaataagataatattttttaatgaaatggtcaaatgtctcagtttaaacatctgatatgtagTTGTTGTTCTATTGTGGttaaaatttgggtttatgAAGATTGACATTAAGTGCGTTCTGTTTAATTCTTATTTGTAAcagtgctccaacttttttttgcaattgaGGTTGTATAGTTTAACCTGTAATGGATTGCTCTCACACACTTTAATAGACATAAGGTGGTAAAGTGTCCCTGTCAGCCttacatttttctgtatgtggcccccgtttaaaatgtttggacacccctgtcaCAAAAgggcatcagtgttaattttgtctatttttactCAGCTCAAACCCCCCAACAGAAGCTTTCATATGGCAGAATAATGTCAAATATTTGGTTTCAGTTCTATATGTTTCACTTGAACTCTTTAGTGGTAGTTTGTCAAGTTCCTCCCTTAGGTCATGTGGCCTGAGGAACAAAAACCCACTGTTTACCATGTATATAAAGCACCCTTACACATCACATGATACCAgaaaatttcaattaaaattcCAATTAATTAAACTCAAACATGGGAATGTTGATCAGAAAAAACTAAATACACCAATAAAACAAATCAaggtaataaaataaatatcagtgCTGTACCTACCTCCAGTTTATTGCAGGCTTGTAGAACTCGCAGTGTGTTCTTGCACACATTTTCCACTGTTGTGTTTCCATGCACACATGTGACACCAAGAAGCTCCACATTAGGGGCGGCCAGCGCCAACATGATGGCCTGAGCATCGTCTGTCCCGCAGTCGACATCTGCCAGCACCTTCCTCATTGTGGAGCCTAAAAAGCAGACAGAATGAAGGACAAAATGCTGCAGGCCTGACTGATCATCTGCAATAAATCTTTGAATAAAGTTAATCTCCTTTTGTTAATCAGTAAACTTAAGCTAACATTTTACCTCAAGAGACAGCAATGCTGAAGTGTCTTCAAAGTAAAtcagtgaaatgtaaaaaagcagaagcatatatatatatacagaacCAGTCAAACCCACCTGTAGCTGACTGTATAGATGAGCTTAAGTGTTGACAAGCTTGTGctcttcctcccacagaccgcAACAACTGATGGTCAGATGCATACAACCTTTGAGCAAAGAGGgacataaaaatctgaatgGGGACTAGACAGAGTGGGAGGAGTTTAAAACAAA
This genomic window contains:
- the si:dkey-4e7.3 gene encoding inosine-uridine preferring nucleoside hydrolase isoform X1 — encoded protein: MAVIIRYVGLKSHVFCRGVGRLYASDHQLLRSVGGRAQACQHLSSSIQSATGSTMRKVLADVDCGTDDAQAIMLALAAPNVELLGVTCVHGNTTVENVCKNTLRVLQACNKLEIPVFKGAAKPILGNTISAGHFHGLDGLGDAPDPNAPSLDLVQKEGAVSAMIRIINENPGEVALVATAPLTNLALAVKLDPSLPSKLRGLYIMGGNTESRGNTTVCAEFNFAADPEAAYIVLNEYNCPTYLACWEFTCHSKLSWDFCDAWLAQNTVKARFMERIFRHSIKASQSEKIEKEFVAGSGFVSCDSYAMAAAVDDSFILESDEYPVSVELTGTHTRGMMIVDTVGFIKKTTKKAFIMKKVDMKKFEEMMMAALK